In a genomic window of Macaca nemestrina isolate mMacNem1 chromosome 18, mMacNem.hap1, whole genome shotgun sequence:
- the LOC105491384 gene encoding epithelial splicing regulatory protein 2 isoform X3, which translates to MLCTDGQQLLRQVLHPEASRKNLVLPDTFFSFYDLRREFHMQHPSTCPARDLTVATMAQDLGLETDATEDDFGVWEVKTMVAVILDLLKESSSQLFSKPEVIKQKYETGPCSKADVVDSETVVRARGLPWQSSDQDVARFFKGLNVARGGVALCLNAQGRRNGEALIRFVDSEQRDLALQRHKHHMGVRYIEVYKATGEEFVKIAGGTSLEVARFLSREDQVILRLRGLPFSAGPMDVLGFLGPECPVTGGAEGLLFVRHPDGRPTGDAFALFACEELAQAALRRHKGMLGKRYIELFRSTAAEVQQVLNRYASGPLLPTLTAPLLPIPFPLAPGTGRDCVRLRGLPYTATIEDILSFLGEAAADIRPHGVHMVLNQQGRPSGDAFIQMTSAERALATAQRCHKKVMKERYVEVVPCSTEEMSRVLMGGTLGRSGMSPPPCKLPCLSPPTYATFQATPTLIPTETAALYPSSALLPAARVPAAPTPVAYYPGPATQLYLNYTAYYPSPPVSPTTVGYLTTPTAALASAPTSVLSQPGALVRMQGVPYTAGMKDLLSVFQAYQLPADDYTSLMPVGDPPRTVLQAPKEWVCL; encoded by the exons ATGCTCTGCACTGATGGGCAGCAGCTATTGCGACAGGTCCTGCACCCTGAGGCCTCCAGGAAG AACCTGGTGCTCCCCGACACATTCTTCTCCTTCTATGACCTCCGAAGAGAGTTCCATATGCAACATCCAAGTACCTGCCCTGCCAGGGACCTCACTGTGGCCACCATGGCACAGG ATTTAGGACTGGAGACAGATGCCACAGAGGATGACTTTGGGGTCTGGGAAGTGAAGACAATGGTAGCTGTTATCCTCGATCTACTCAAAGAGTCCAGCA GTCAATTGTTTTCGAAGCCTGAGGTGATAAAGCAGAAATATGAGACGGGGCCTTG CAGCAAGGCAGATGTGGTGGACAGTGAGACTGTGGTACGGGCTCGTGGGTTGCCCTGGCAGTCATCAGACCAGGACGTGGCTCGCTTCTTCAAAGGGCTCAACGTGGCCAG GGGTGGTGTAGCGCTCTGCCTCAACGCCCAGGGCCGCAGAAATGGTGAGGCCCTCATCCGCTTTGTGGACAGCGAGCAGCGGGACCTAGCGCTGCAGAGACACAAGCATCACATGGGCGTCCGCTATATTGAG GTGTATAAGGCGACAGGGGAGGAGTTTGTAAAGATCGCAGGGG GCACATCACTAGAGGTGGCTCGTTTCTTGTCACGGGAAGACCAAGTGATCTTGCGGCTGCGAGGACTGCCCTTCTCGGCTGGGCCAATGGACGTGCTAGGCTTCCTGGGGCCAGAGTGCCCAGTGACTGGGGGTGCCGAGGGGCTGCTCTTTGTGCGCCACCCTGACGGCCGGCCGACTGGTGACGCCTTCGCCCTCTTTGCTTGTGAGGAGCTGGCACAGGCTGCACTGCGCAGGCACAAGGGCATGCTGGGTAAGCGATACATTGAACTCTTCCGGAGCACTGCAGCCGAGGTGCAGCAG GTCTTGAACCGCTATGCATCTGGCCCACTCCTTCCCACACTGACTGCCCCACTGCTGCCCATCCCCTTCCCACTGGCACCTGGGACTGGGAGGGACTGTGTACGCCTCCGAGGCCTGCCCTACACAGCCACCATTGAAGACATCCTGAGCTTTCTGGGGGAGGCAGCAGCTGACATCCGGCCCCATGGTGTGCACATGGTGCTCAACCAGCAG GGCCGGCCATCGGGCGATGCCTTCATCCAGATGACATCAGCAGAGCGAGCCCTAGCTACTGCTCAGCGTTGCCATAAGAAGGTGATGAAGGAACGCTACGTGGAGGTGGTCCCCTGTTCCACAGAGGAGATGAGCCGTGTGCTGATGGGGGGCACCTTGGGCCGCAGTGGCATGTCCCCTCCGCCCTGCAAGCTGCCCT GCCTCTCACCACCTACCTACGCCACCTTCCAAGCCACCCCAACCCTCATTCCCACGGAGACGGCAGCTCTATACCCCTCTTCAGCACTGCTCCCAGCTGCCAGGGTAcctgctgcccccacccctgTTGCCTACTATCCAGGGCCAGCCACTCAACTCTACCTGAACTACACAGCCTACTACCCAAG CCCCCCAGTCTCCCCCACCACTGTGGGCTACCTCACCACACCCACTGCTGCCCTGGCCTCTGCTCCCACCTCAGTGTTGTCCCAGCCAGGAGCTTTGGTCCGCATGCAGGGTGTCCCATACACAGCTGGTATGAAGGATCTGCTTAGCGTCTTCCAGGCCTACCAG CTACCTGCTGATGACTACACCAGTCTGATGCCTGTTGGTGACCCACCTCGCACTGTGTTACAAGCCCCCAAGGAATGGGTGTGTTTGTAG
- the LOC105491384 gene encoding epithelial splicing regulatory protein 2 isoform X4, producing the protein MTPPPPPPPGPDPGADPAADPCPCPGSLVVLFGATAGALGRDLGSDETDLILLVWQVVEPRSRQVGTLHKSLVRAEAAALSTQCREASGLSADSLARAEPLDKVLQQFSQLVNGDVALLGGGPYMLCTDGQQLLRQVLHPEASRKNLVLPDTFFSFYDLRREFHMQHPSTCPARDLTVATMAQDLGLETDATEDDFGVWEVKTMVAVILDLLKESSSQLFSKPEVIKQKYETGPCSKADVVDSETVVRARGLPWQSSDQDVARFFKGLNVARGGVALCLNAQGRRNGEALIRFVDSEQRDLALQRHKHHMGVRYIEVYKATGEEFVKIAGGTSLEVARFLSREDQVILRLRGLPFSAGPMDVLGFLGPECPVTGGAEGLLFVRHPDGRPTGDAFALFACEELAQAALRRHKGMLGKRYIELFRSTAAEVQQVLNRYASGPLLPTLTAPLLPIPFPLAPGTGRDCVRLRGLPYTATIEDILSFLGEAAADIRPHGVHMVLNQQGRPSGDAFIQMTSAERALATAQRCHKKASHHLPTPPSKPPQPSFPRRRQLYTPLQHCSQLPGYLLPPPLLPTIQGQPLNST; encoded by the exons ATGACtccgccgccgcccccgcccccaggCCCTGACCCCGGGGCTGACCCCGCCGCAGACCCCTGCCCCTGTCCCGGATCACTGGTCGTCCTGTTCGGGGCTACGGCGGGTGCGCTGGGACGAGACCTGGGCTCGGATGAGACCGACTTAATCCTCCTAGTCTGGCAAGTGGTTGAGCCGCGGAGCCGCCAG GTGGGGACGCTGCACAAATCTCTGGTTCGCGCCGAGGCGGCCGCACTGAGTACGCAATGCCGCGAGGCTAGCGGCCTGAGCGCCGACAGCCTGGCGCGGGCAGAGCCGCTGGACAAGGTGCTGCAGCAG TTCTCACAGCTGGTGAATGGGGATGTGGCTCTGCTGGGCGGGGGCCCCTACATGCTCTGCACTGATGGGCAGCAGCTATTGCGACAGGTCCTGCACCCTGAGGCCTCCAGGAAG AACCTGGTGCTCCCCGACACATTCTTCTCCTTCTATGACCTCCGAAGAGAGTTCCATATGCAACATCCAAGTACCTGCCCTGCCAGGGACCTCACTGTGGCCACCATGGCACAGG ATTTAGGACTGGAGACAGATGCCACAGAGGATGACTTTGGGGTCTGGGAAGTGAAGACAATGGTAGCTGTTATCCTCGATCTACTCAAAGAGTCCAGCA GTCAATTGTTTTCGAAGCCTGAGGTGATAAAGCAGAAATATGAGACGGGGCCTTG CAGCAAGGCAGATGTGGTGGACAGTGAGACTGTGGTACGGGCTCGTGGGTTGCCCTGGCAGTCATCAGACCAGGACGTGGCTCGCTTCTTCAAAGGGCTCAACGTGGCCAG GGGTGGTGTAGCGCTCTGCCTCAACGCCCAGGGCCGCAGAAATGGTGAGGCCCTCATCCGCTTTGTGGACAGCGAGCAGCGGGACCTAGCGCTGCAGAGACACAAGCATCACATGGGCGTCCGCTATATTGAG GTGTATAAGGCGACAGGGGAGGAGTTTGTAAAGATCGCAGGGG GCACATCACTAGAGGTGGCTCGTTTCTTGTCACGGGAAGACCAAGTGATCTTGCGGCTGCGAGGACTGCCCTTCTCGGCTGGGCCAATGGACGTGCTAGGCTTCCTGGGGCCAGAGTGCCCAGTGACTGGGGGTGCCGAGGGGCTGCTCTTTGTGCGCCACCCTGACGGCCGGCCGACTGGTGACGCCTTCGCCCTCTTTGCTTGTGAGGAGCTGGCACAGGCTGCACTGCGCAGGCACAAGGGCATGCTGGGTAAGCGATACATTGAACTCTTCCGGAGCACTGCAGCCGAGGTGCAGCAG GTCTTGAACCGCTATGCATCTGGCCCACTCCTTCCCACACTGACTGCCCCACTGCTGCCCATCCCCTTCCCACTGGCACCTGGGACTGGGAGGGACTGTGTACGCCTCCGAGGCCTGCCCTACACAGCCACCATTGAAGACATCCTGAGCTTTCTGGGGGAGGCAGCAGCTGACATCCGGCCCCATGGTGTGCACATGGTGCTCAACCAGCAG GGCCGGCCATCGGGCGATGCCTTCATCCAGATGACATCAGCAGAGCGAGCCCTAGCTACTGCTCAGCGTTGCCATAAGAAG GCCTCTCACCACCTACCTACGCCACCTTCCAAGCCACCCCAACCCTCATTCCCACGGAGACGGCAGCTCTATACCCCTCTTCAGCACTGCTCCCAGCTGCCAGGGTAcctgctgcccccacccctgTTGCCTACTATCCAGGGCCAGCCACTCAACTCTACCTGA
- the LOC105491384 gene encoding epithelial splicing regulatory protein 2 isoform X2, with protein MTPPPPPPPGPDPGADPAADPCPCPGSLVVLFGATAGALGRDLGSDETDLILLVWQVVEPRSRQVGTLHKSLVRAEAAALSTQCREASGLSADSLARAEPLDKVLQQFSQLVNGDVALLGGGPYMLCTDGQQLLRQVLHPEASRKNLVLPDTFFSFYDLRREFHMQHPSTCPARDLTVATMAQDLGLETDATEDDFGVWEVKTMVAVILDLLKESSSQLFSKPEVIKQKYETGPCKADVVDSETVVRARGLPWQSSDQDVARFFKGLNVARGGVALCLNAQGRRNGEALIRFVDSEQRDLALQRHKHHMGVRYIEVYKATGEEFVKIAGGTSLEVARFLSREDQVILRLRGLPFSAGPMDVLGFLGPECPVTGGAEGLLFVRHPDGRPTGDAFALFACEELAQAALRRHKGMLGKRYIELFRSTAAEVQQVLNRYASGPLLPTLTAPLLPIPFPLAPGTGRDCVRLRGLPYTATIEDILSFLGEAAADIRPHGVHMVLNQQGRPSGDAFIQMTSAERALATAQRCHKKVMKERYVEVVPCSTEEMSRVLMGGTLGRSGMSPPPCKLPCLSPPTYATFQATPTLIPTETAALYPSSALLPAARVPAAPTPVAYYPGPATQLYLNYTAYYPSPPVSPTTVGYLTTPTAALASAPTSVLSQPGALVRMQGVPYTAGMKDLLSVFQAYQLPADDYTSLMPVGDPPRTVLQAPKEWVCL; from the exons ATGACtccgccgccgcccccgcccccaggCCCTGACCCCGGGGCTGACCCCGCCGCAGACCCCTGCCCCTGTCCCGGATCACTGGTCGTCCTGTTCGGGGCTACGGCGGGTGCGCTGGGACGAGACCTGGGCTCGGATGAGACCGACTTAATCCTCCTAGTCTGGCAAGTGGTTGAGCCGCGGAGCCGCCAG GTGGGGACGCTGCACAAATCTCTGGTTCGCGCCGAGGCGGCCGCACTGAGTACGCAATGCCGCGAGGCTAGCGGCCTGAGCGCCGACAGCCTGGCGCGGGCAGAGCCGCTGGACAAGGTGCTGCAGCAG TTCTCACAGCTGGTGAATGGGGATGTGGCTCTGCTGGGCGGGGGCCCCTACATGCTCTGCACTGATGGGCAGCAGCTATTGCGACAGGTCCTGCACCCTGAGGCCTCCAGGAAG AACCTGGTGCTCCCCGACACATTCTTCTCCTTCTATGACCTCCGAAGAGAGTTCCATATGCAACATCCAAGTACCTGCCCTGCCAGGGACCTCACTGTGGCCACCATGGCACAGG ATTTAGGACTGGAGACAGATGCCACAGAGGATGACTTTGGGGTCTGGGAAGTGAAGACAATGGTAGCTGTTATCCTCGATCTACTCAAAGAGTCCAGCA GTCAATTGTTTTCGAAGCCTGAGGTGATAAAGCAGAAATATGAGACGGGGCCTTG CAAGGCAGATGTGGTGGACAGTGAGACTGTGGTACGGGCTCGTGGGTTGCCCTGGCAGTCATCAGACCAGGACGTGGCTCGCTTCTTCAAAGGGCTCAACGTGGCCAG GGGTGGTGTAGCGCTCTGCCTCAACGCCCAGGGCCGCAGAAATGGTGAGGCCCTCATCCGCTTTGTGGACAGCGAGCAGCGGGACCTAGCGCTGCAGAGACACAAGCATCACATGGGCGTCCGCTATATTGAG GTGTATAAGGCGACAGGGGAGGAGTTTGTAAAGATCGCAGGGG GCACATCACTAGAGGTGGCTCGTTTCTTGTCACGGGAAGACCAAGTGATCTTGCGGCTGCGAGGACTGCCCTTCTCGGCTGGGCCAATGGACGTGCTAGGCTTCCTGGGGCCAGAGTGCCCAGTGACTGGGGGTGCCGAGGGGCTGCTCTTTGTGCGCCACCCTGACGGCCGGCCGACTGGTGACGCCTTCGCCCTCTTTGCTTGTGAGGAGCTGGCACAGGCTGCACTGCGCAGGCACAAGGGCATGCTGGGTAAGCGATACATTGAACTCTTCCGGAGCACTGCAGCCGAGGTGCAGCAG GTCTTGAACCGCTATGCATCTGGCCCACTCCTTCCCACACTGACTGCCCCACTGCTGCCCATCCCCTTCCCACTGGCACCTGGGACTGGGAGGGACTGTGTACGCCTCCGAGGCCTGCCCTACACAGCCACCATTGAAGACATCCTGAGCTTTCTGGGGGAGGCAGCAGCTGACATCCGGCCCCATGGTGTGCACATGGTGCTCAACCAGCAG GGCCGGCCATCGGGCGATGCCTTCATCCAGATGACATCAGCAGAGCGAGCCCTAGCTACTGCTCAGCGTTGCCATAAGAAGGTGATGAAGGAACGCTACGTGGAGGTGGTCCCCTGTTCCACAGAGGAGATGAGCCGTGTGCTGATGGGGGGCACCTTGGGCCGCAGTGGCATGTCCCCTCCGCCCTGCAAGCTGCCCT GCCTCTCACCACCTACCTACGCCACCTTCCAAGCCACCCCAACCCTCATTCCCACGGAGACGGCAGCTCTATACCCCTCTTCAGCACTGCTCCCAGCTGCCAGGGTAcctgctgcccccacccctgTTGCCTACTATCCAGGGCCAGCCACTCAACTCTACCTGAACTACACAGCCTACTACCCAAG CCCCCCAGTCTCCCCCACCACTGTGGGCTACCTCACCACACCCACTGCTGCCCTGGCCTCTGCTCCCACCTCAGTGTTGTCCCAGCCAGGAGCTTTGGTCCGCATGCAGGGTGTCCCATACACAGCTGGTATGAAGGATCTGCTTAGCGTCTTCCAGGCCTACCAG CTACCTGCTGATGACTACACCAGTCTGATGCCTGTTGGTGACCCACCTCGCACTGTGTTACAAGCCCCCAAGGAATGGGTGTGTTTGTAG
- the LOC105491384 gene encoding epithelial splicing regulatory protein 2 isoform X1 has protein sequence MTPPPPPPPGPDPGADPAADPCPCPGSLVVLFGATAGALGRDLGSDETDLILLVWQVVEPRSRQVGTLHKSLVRAEAAALSTQCREASGLSADSLARAEPLDKVLQQFSQLVNGDVALLGGGPYMLCTDGQQLLRQVLHPEASRKNLVLPDTFFSFYDLRREFHMQHPSTCPARDLTVATMAQDLGLETDATEDDFGVWEVKTMVAVILDLLKESSSQLFSKPEVIKQKYETGPCSKADVVDSETVVRARGLPWQSSDQDVARFFKGLNVARGGVALCLNAQGRRNGEALIRFVDSEQRDLALQRHKHHMGVRYIEVYKATGEEFVKIAGGTSLEVARFLSREDQVILRLRGLPFSAGPMDVLGFLGPECPVTGGAEGLLFVRHPDGRPTGDAFALFACEELAQAALRRHKGMLGKRYIELFRSTAAEVQQVLNRYASGPLLPTLTAPLLPIPFPLAPGTGRDCVRLRGLPYTATIEDILSFLGEAAADIRPHGVHMVLNQQGRPSGDAFIQMTSAERALATAQRCHKKVMKERYVEVVPCSTEEMSRVLMGGTLGRSGMSPPPCKLPCLSPPTYATFQATPTLIPTETAALYPSSALLPAARVPAAPTPVAYYPGPATQLYLNYTAYYPSPPVSPTTVGYLTTPTAALASAPTSVLSQPGALVRMQGVPYTAGMKDLLSVFQAYQLPADDYTSLMPVGDPPRTVLQAPKEWVCL, from the exons ATGACtccgccgccgcccccgcccccaggCCCTGACCCCGGGGCTGACCCCGCCGCAGACCCCTGCCCCTGTCCCGGATCACTGGTCGTCCTGTTCGGGGCTACGGCGGGTGCGCTGGGACGAGACCTGGGCTCGGATGAGACCGACTTAATCCTCCTAGTCTGGCAAGTGGTTGAGCCGCGGAGCCGCCAG GTGGGGACGCTGCACAAATCTCTGGTTCGCGCCGAGGCGGCCGCACTGAGTACGCAATGCCGCGAGGCTAGCGGCCTGAGCGCCGACAGCCTGGCGCGGGCAGAGCCGCTGGACAAGGTGCTGCAGCAG TTCTCACAGCTGGTGAATGGGGATGTGGCTCTGCTGGGCGGGGGCCCCTACATGCTCTGCACTGATGGGCAGCAGCTATTGCGACAGGTCCTGCACCCTGAGGCCTCCAGGAAG AACCTGGTGCTCCCCGACACATTCTTCTCCTTCTATGACCTCCGAAGAGAGTTCCATATGCAACATCCAAGTACCTGCCCTGCCAGGGACCTCACTGTGGCCACCATGGCACAGG ATTTAGGACTGGAGACAGATGCCACAGAGGATGACTTTGGGGTCTGGGAAGTGAAGACAATGGTAGCTGTTATCCTCGATCTACTCAAAGAGTCCAGCA GTCAATTGTTTTCGAAGCCTGAGGTGATAAAGCAGAAATATGAGACGGGGCCTTG CAGCAAGGCAGATGTGGTGGACAGTGAGACTGTGGTACGGGCTCGTGGGTTGCCCTGGCAGTCATCAGACCAGGACGTGGCTCGCTTCTTCAAAGGGCTCAACGTGGCCAG GGGTGGTGTAGCGCTCTGCCTCAACGCCCAGGGCCGCAGAAATGGTGAGGCCCTCATCCGCTTTGTGGACAGCGAGCAGCGGGACCTAGCGCTGCAGAGACACAAGCATCACATGGGCGTCCGCTATATTGAG GTGTATAAGGCGACAGGGGAGGAGTTTGTAAAGATCGCAGGGG GCACATCACTAGAGGTGGCTCGTTTCTTGTCACGGGAAGACCAAGTGATCTTGCGGCTGCGAGGACTGCCCTTCTCGGCTGGGCCAATGGACGTGCTAGGCTTCCTGGGGCCAGAGTGCCCAGTGACTGGGGGTGCCGAGGGGCTGCTCTTTGTGCGCCACCCTGACGGCCGGCCGACTGGTGACGCCTTCGCCCTCTTTGCTTGTGAGGAGCTGGCACAGGCTGCACTGCGCAGGCACAAGGGCATGCTGGGTAAGCGATACATTGAACTCTTCCGGAGCACTGCAGCCGAGGTGCAGCAG GTCTTGAACCGCTATGCATCTGGCCCACTCCTTCCCACACTGACTGCCCCACTGCTGCCCATCCCCTTCCCACTGGCACCTGGGACTGGGAGGGACTGTGTACGCCTCCGAGGCCTGCCCTACACAGCCACCATTGAAGACATCCTGAGCTTTCTGGGGGAGGCAGCAGCTGACATCCGGCCCCATGGTGTGCACATGGTGCTCAACCAGCAG GGCCGGCCATCGGGCGATGCCTTCATCCAGATGACATCAGCAGAGCGAGCCCTAGCTACTGCTCAGCGTTGCCATAAGAAGGTGATGAAGGAACGCTACGTGGAGGTGGTCCCCTGTTCCACAGAGGAGATGAGCCGTGTGCTGATGGGGGGCACCTTGGGCCGCAGTGGCATGTCCCCTCCGCCCTGCAAGCTGCCCT GCCTCTCACCACCTACCTACGCCACCTTCCAAGCCACCCCAACCCTCATTCCCACGGAGACGGCAGCTCTATACCCCTCTTCAGCACTGCTCCCAGCTGCCAGGGTAcctgctgcccccacccctgTTGCCTACTATCCAGGGCCAGCCACTCAACTCTACCTGAACTACACAGCCTACTACCCAAG CCCCCCAGTCTCCCCCACCACTGTGGGCTACCTCACCACACCCACTGCTGCCCTGGCCTCTGCTCCCACCTCAGTGTTGTCCCAGCCAGGAGCTTTGGTCCGCATGCAGGGTGTCCCATACACAGCTGGTATGAAGGATCTGCTTAGCGTCTTCCAGGCCTACCAG CTACCTGCTGATGACTACACCAGTCTGATGCCTGTTGGTGACCCACCTCGCACTGTGTTACAAGCCCCCAAGGAATGGGTGTGTTTGTAG